In Rutidosis leptorrhynchoides isolate AG116_Rl617_1_P2 chromosome 2, CSIRO_AGI_Rlap_v1, whole genome shotgun sequence, one genomic interval encodes:
- the LOC139889281 gene encoding F-box protein CPR1-like, with translation MSDSYNPLSALNHLPQDLIEAILPFLPPKSLGRFKSVSKLWYSLISSPSFIKNHIQKLNKNNLNPDPTHLILVPNFGDWSLYSLDIKPLNTQTTVTAKHLSIQELCFGTLGSCNGLVLANDKSRNIYLVNPTTNETLKVPGGSYNDAYGFGYDSSTDDYKVISIPCEGVADSDTDTNFVRVYSLRNNSFRNFPKPPNQLYDYCSPYPGVLFNNNLHFIVERRHVRNTIAAFSLADEEFNIIELPDSVNNAGRMWSQLFALGEKLAAVICVRLPRRELVNELWVMEEYGVSTSWTKLCIIEKDNEPHYESYAKIGNRDILVGNSNVDEICIYNMDERRYTSVKVEGCPEDFLVYDTYVESLESLERFR, from the coding sequence ATGTCGGACTCATATAACCCATTGTCTGCCCTAAACCACCTTCCACAGGACCTAATTGAAGCAATTCTTCCTTTTCTGCCACCTAAATCCTTAGGCCGTTTCAAATCGGTCTCAAAACTATGGTACTCCTTAATTTCCAGTCCCAGTTTTATCAAAAACCATATTCAAAAGTTGAACAAAAACAATCTCAATCCTGACCCCACCCACCTAATTTTAGTTCCGAATTTTGGTGATTGGTCCCTCTACTCTCTTGATATAAAGCCACTCAACACCCAAACAACCGTAACTGCCAAACACTTGAGTATACAGGAACTATGTTTTGGGACACTAGGGTCTTGCAACGGGCTTGTTTTAGCCAATGATAAATCTCGTAACATCTATCTAGTAAATCCAACCACAAATGAGACCTTGAAAGTTCCAGGTGGAAGTTATAATGATGCATATGGATTTGGTTATGATTCTTCTACGGATGATTATAAAGTAATCTCCATTCCTTGTGAGGGAGTTGCAGATTCTGATACTGACACCAACTTCGTACGTGTGTATAGTTTACGTAACAATTCATTTAGGAATTTTCCTAAGCCCCCTAACCAACTATATGATTATTGTAGTCCATATCCAGGGGTACTCTTTAACAATAATCTTCACTTTATAGTAGAACGCAGACACGTAAGAAATACTATTGCTGCCTTTAGTTTAGCTGATGAAGAATTTAATATAATCGAGCTTCCCGATTCTGTTAATAATGCTGGAAGAATGTGGTCACAACTATTTGCTCTAGGTGAGAAATTAGCTGCCGTTATTTGTGTTAGGTTGCCCCGTCGTGAATTAGTTAATGAATTGTGGGTGATGGAGGAGTATGGGGTTTCTACGTCTTGGACTAAACTTTGTATCATTGAAAAGGACAATGAGCCACATTATGAGTCTTATGCCAAAATCGGCAATCGGGATATTTTGGTGGGCAATAGTAATGTGGATGAAATTTGTATATACAATATGGACGAAAGAAGATACACAAGTGTAAAAGTTGAAGGGTGCCCCGAAGATTTCTTAGTTTATGATACGTATGTTGAAAGTCTTGAATCACTTGAACGTTTTCGTTAG
- the LOC139889280 gene encoding uncharacterized protein: MGLAKASEGQNKQQYSRLFKLESNKNVSVNMRVLWSNNGCDIKWDWLRRLRGRTIDEETELKNMILNYSKSAIQTDTWRWILAGSGQFTTKELTKLIDEDLFFRENSLIHDETLRNHLAPLKVEVFIWRLIRGRLPVRLELNKRAIDLHSVLCPLCDDYPESIDHVFFFCKSSYDLWDRVYKWWGFGVCLNLNTNDAFRGKSSSGLSIAEEQVWQVVEWTTAYFIWNNRNRKVFSNQDGVCANTLMEIQLKAYEWVTGRLRNKKIDWLCWLTDPKASIIDT, translated from the coding sequence ATGGGACTGGCTAAGGCGTCTGAGGGGCAGAACAAACAACAATATTCGAGGCTATTCAAACTCGAATCGAATAAAAATGTCTCTGTTAACATGCGGGTTCTTTGGAGTAATAATGGCTGCGACATTAAATGGGACTGGCTAAGGCGTCTGAGGGGCAGAACAATTGACGAGGAAACTGAGCTAAAAAACATGATCTTAAACTACTCTAAATCAGCTATCCAAACAGATACTTGGCGATGGATATTAGCAGGTTCGGGTCAATTCACGACAAAGGAGCTGACCAAATTAATTGATGAAGATCTATTCTTTCGGGAAAATTCTCTTATACATGATGAAACATTGCGAAATCACTTGGCACCTCTAAAAGTCGAGGTATTTATATGGCGGCTAATTAGGGGTAGATTACCGGTCCGATTGGAACTTAATAAAAGGGCCATTGACCTTCACTCGGTATTATGCCCCTTATGTGATGACTATCCAGAATCTATAGATCATGTGTTTTTCTTTTGTAAAAGTTCTTATGATTTATGGGATCGAGTTTATAAGTGGTGGGGCTTCGGGGTTTGTCTAAATCTTAACACAAATGACGCATTTAGGGGTAAATCTAGTTCAGGGTTATCTATAGCTGAAGAGCAAGTATGGCAAGTAGTTGAATGGACGACCGCTTATTTTATTTGGAATAATCGCAATCGGAAGGTCTTCTCGAATCAAGACGGTGTTTGTGCGAATACACTTATGGAAATTCAGCTCAAAGCCTATGAGTGGGTTACGGGAAGATTAAGAAACAAGAAGATAGATTGGTTATGTTGGTTGACGGATCCAAAAGCTAGTATAATAGACACTTAG